A section of the Harmonia axyridis chromosome 2, icHarAxyr1.1, whole genome shotgun sequence genome encodes:
- the LOC123674219 gene encoding uncharacterized protein LOC123674219, translating to MDVNRLLNDELTYELQLRGQVIIPSTVMLKRSLLRQVLKLNLPLQPTGMNSTLDIESCQNKLTDLLEAIQHFDTENTTKEYTRISTRLIHIQRRLNFIITKNETESQMIEHLKETAARALSSLEATLTADRQQPSTRPDGSLLDAEIPQSPEMSPIQPTKVAQLKTSLIDLEDDDRPLPTAQVSHTATPANKSRLVQVLNETRQECEKLLQNLPTMPIPQPQQPNMNLNQLMTPTTAQQESEPRPMPTSTIPIHKWNIYFDGTDSVIGFIEEIERLAESRKTSLEHVFESIYELLRKDAKDWFIPRRGLFRNWDDFKTQLKEAFLPVNYEENLLDEIKKRMQGPDEKLLLYVTRMQNLFQKLTCNRPTESEQIRLIRQRLLPSLQQALAFQETTTYDELLKKGKVFEMVQWQMGHYTKPPVKPSLIDEPHLTYHQRRQQDYPANLSAISENTRQRNHSTRQEAPTTSPSPKKGPSRPLTTGRRIEDWNCSVSPGPDRPHLPSRPPEYSTNRTGNANTSQDRNGSPPERRVSSQTQCFRCGGYGHLRRDCRRTPKMFCSRCQRENILSRDCPCPQNRRGTTPSTSAGLLTTVIPIVSNDSWPLVEVHIEGKLFHALIDTGAAKSCCSQRVAQLCERNGIKGEKSTTEAVMVANGQTTAIPKMYHLGMVIADYALKNIEFLLVPNLPVDLILGIEMLKTYNFSLDIKNTECYLEGRRIPRAKQVSQEVIEVQTPEKHLQNRRGSHNILAESPLRNPLPTLNCVQLKETGMQCKWYKNKFQEVEKGPEHCPEYSIINGRLHRHFWDSSDAREAGTGHPWKLCIPTEQRTKVLKENHDSALAGHLGIAKMIAKISRNYYWPGMFRDIAKYVRNCTSCQKFKVPQQQLAGKMQPRKMVDAPFKEVPVLRRRTTTEMRMSRAPQSSVSSVRGRNYLAGVERVVKRTTTQSTQTPPLCQPRTNQTTPAPRSVRIVGTMGNKVYLEVRPNTCWKCGKTCPSRQECRGRPLLFCSRCGLIGTQTRYCECVSRKLAPRPTATRLTPEQLALRPCARCTEREATQRREERASK from the exons ATGGATGTGAATCGACTATTGAATGATGAGCTGACTTATGAGTTACAGCTGAGAGGACAAGTAATAATACCCAGCACAGTAATGCTAAAGAGAAGTTTATTACGACaggtattgaaattgaatttgcctctacagCCGACAGGAATGAACTCGACACTGGACATTGAGTCATGTCAGAACAAACTCACCGACTTGCTGGAAGCCATTCAACACTTTGACACTGAGAACACCACGAAGGAATATACTCGGATTTCAACAAGATTAATACACATTCAGAGAAGACTGAATTTTATTatcactaaaaatgaaaccgagTCACAGATGATAGAACACTTAAAGGAGACTGCAGCTCGGGCCTTGAGTTCATTGGAGGCAACGTTGACTGCTGACAGACAGCAACCATCAACCCGACCGGATGGATCGCTTTTGGATGCAGAGATTCCACAGTCGCCTGAGATGTCTCCCATTCAACCAACCAAGGTTGCACAACTGAAGACATCACTGATAGATTTGGAAGATGATGACCGCCCACTGCCAACTGCCCAGGTCTCCCATACTGCAACACCTGCAAATAAGTCAAGATTAGTTCaagttttgaatgaaacaagaCAGGAATGTGAGAAGTTACTACAGAATTTACCAACGATGCCTATTCCTCAACCACAACAGCCGAATATGAATCTGAACCAGCTGATGACACCGACTACTGCCCAACAAGAATCTGAACCACGACCGATGCCAACCTCGACTATACCCATccataaatggaatatttactTTGATGGGACTGATAGTGTGATTGGATTTATAGAAGAGATAGAGAGACTTGCTGAATCCCGAAAGACATCCTTAGAACATGTGTTCGAATCGATTTACGAACTTCTGCGAAAGGATGCCAAAGATTGGTTCATCCCCCGGAGGGGACTCTTCAGAAACTGGGACGACTTCAAGACTCAATTAAAAGAGGCATTCTTACCAGTCAACTATGAAGAAAACCTACTGGATGAAATCAAGAAGAGGATGCAAGGTCCTGATGAGAAGTTACTACTGTATGTCACCCGGATGCAAAATCTGTTCCAAAAGCTGACTTGTAATCGTCCCACGGAGAGTGAAcagattcgactgataagacagAGGTTATTGCCATCACTGCAACAGGCCTTGGCTTTCCAGGAGACGACCACCTACGATGAACTCCTGAAAAAgggaaaagtttttgaaatggTTCAATGGCAGATGGGACATTATACCAAACCACCGGTTAAACCCAGCCTCATCGATGAACCACATCTAACATATCATCAACGTCGTCAACAGGACTACCCGGCCAACCTCTCTGCAATTTCGGAGAATACTAGACAACGAAACCACAGTACTCGTCAGGAAGCTCCCACAACATCTCCATCTCCGAAGAAGGGCCCGTCAAGACCGCTAACCACAGGCAGAAGGATAGAAGACTGGAATTGCTCAGTATCCCCTGGACCAGATCGTCCCCATCTGCCCTCGAGGCCACCGGAATACTCGACCAACAGAACAGGAAATGCCAACACCTCCCAGGATCGGAATGGATCACCACCGGAGCGAAGAGTGTCCTCCCAGACACAATGCTTCAGATGCGGGGGATATGGCCACCTACGTCGAGACTGCCGAAGGACACCGAAAATGTTCTGCTCCCGATGTCAACGAGAAAATATCCTCTCACGAGACTGCCCATGTCCTCAAAACCGGAGAGGAACGACACCGTCAACTTCAGCGGGACTCCTAACTACAGTGATTCCTATCGTTAGCAACGACAGCTGGCCTCTGGTAGAAGTGCACATTGAGGGAAAGTTATTCCATGCATTGATAGACACTGGTGCGGCAAAGAGCTGCTGTAGTCAGAGGGTGGCCCAGCTGTGTGAAAGAAATGGAATCAAGGGAGAAAAATCAACGACTGAAGCTGTCATGGTAGCGAATGGACAAACTACAGCCATACCGAAGATGTATCACCTTGGAATGGTGATAGCCGATTATGCCCTGAAGAACATAGAATTCTTACTTGTACCCAACTTACCAGTCGACTTAATCCTGGGAATAGAGATGCTGAAGACATACAACTTCTCCCTGGATATCAAGAACACAGAAtgttatctggaaggacgacgGATCCCCAGAGCTAAACAGGTTAGCCAAGAGGTCATAGAGGTGCAGACTCCCGAAAAACACCTCCAGAACCGAAGAGGATCCCACAACATACTTGCTGAGAGCCCGTTGAGAAATCCATTGCCGACACTCAACTGTGTCCAACTGAAAGAAACAGGTATGCAATGTAAGTGGTACAAAAATAAGTTTCAGGAAGTAGAGAAAGGACCAGAGCACTGCCCCGAGTATTCCATCATCAATGGAAGATTGCACCGACACTTTTGGGATTCATCAGATGCCAGGGAAGCTGGAACAGGCCACCCATGGAAGCTGTGTATACCCACCGAACAGAGGACCAAAGTACTGAAAGAAAACCACGACTCAGCCTTGGCTGGACATCTGGGAATAGCTAAGATGATTGCGAAGATCTCGCGGAATTATTACTGGCCAGGTATGTTTAGGGACATTGCGAAATATGTCCGGAACTGCACTTCGTGCCAAAAGTTCAAAGTACCCCAACAGCAACTGGCAGGAAAGATGCAACCTCGAaagatggtggatgcgccgtTCAAGGAAGTACCGGTGTTAAGGAGGAGAACAACGACGGAGATGCGGATGTCTAGAGCCCCCCAGAGCTCGGTATCGTCAGTTAGAGGGAGAAATTACCTAGCAGGAGTAGAGAGAGTGGTGAAGAGGACCACTACGCAATCTACACAGACACCCCCGTTGTGCCAGCCGCGTACCA atcaaacCACACCGGCCCCAAGGAGCGTTCGTATTGTAGGTACGATGGGAAATAAAGTGTACCTAGAGGTTAGGCCCAACACTTGCTGGAAGTGCGGCAAGACATGTCCCTCGCGGCAGGAGTGTCGAGGTCGACCACTCCTATTCTGCAGCAGATGTGGTTTGATAGGTACGCAGACCAGGTACTGCGAATGCGTATCCAGGAAACTGGCCCCACGGCCGACAGCAACTAGGTTGACGCCAGAACAACTAGCCCTGCGTCCGTGTGCAAGATGCACAGAGAGAGAAGCCACGCAGCGGAGAGAAGAGAGAGCAAGCAAATGa